Genomic segment of Longimicrobiaceae bacterium:
GCCCGGATCTGCTGCGTGCCGGCCGGCACTCCGGAAATGCTGAACCTGCCTTGCTGATCGCTCAGGCTGCCTCGCTGGGTGCCGACCACGAAGATCTGCACGCCCGCGAGCGGACGCAGGGAGCTGGCGTCTACCACTGTGCCGGCGACGGTGCCCCCCGACTGTGCGATTGCGTGGCTCGGAAGGCCGGCGAGCGTCGCCAGGCCGACCAACAACCACAGGTATCGTCTCATTGCTCGTTCTCCTCGGTTACCGGAACTGCCGGCACAGGTGCTCGCGAGCGCGCGCGAGCGTTAGTCAAACCGAACGGACCAAAAAGGAATGCGCACCTCCTTTCTGGCTAAAATGCAACCGCCCGGTCGGGGGGAAGCCCGCCGGGCATGCGTGCCGCCAACCTCACAGCCTCCGCCCAACCGGCGCGATCACATCAGCCGACGAATCTCACCCGCGCGAAATGACGCTTCCCTCGTTGCAGGAGGTGCTCCCCCCTCGCTTGAAGGTCGGCATCACGTCGCGAAACCTTTGCACCATCGATCGAGACCGCACCCTGCTCGATGAGTCGCACAGCCTGGCTGGTAGACGGGGCGAGCCCCGCGAATACCATCAATCGCGGTAGCCACACCCGCCCGTTTTCCACCGCAAGATCGGGGACATCCGCTCTCACCTCGACTACCGGGACGTCGTCCGGCACTCCCTTCTGCCGGTGCACCAGGTCGAATCGCGCCGCGGCCTCCTCGGCGGCCCGCTCACCGTGGTACTGTCTCACGATCAGCGCAGCGAGCTGTCGCTTCGCTCGGTACGGGTCGCTCTCCACCAGCTGCAACGCCTCCTCCAGCTCGCGTCCCCGCAACCCGGACGCCAATCGATACCATTCGTCCAGCAGCTCGTCCGGGATCGACATCGCCCGGCCGTACTGCTCCTCCGGCGGCTGGGTGATTCCGATGTAATTGTCGTACGACTTCGACATCTTCTGCACGCCATCGGTGCCGCGCAGAAGAGGCATCATCAAACAGACCTGCGGTTCCTGCTCGTAGCGCTCCTGGATCGCGCGCGCGACCAGCAGGTTGAAGGTCTGATCCACGCCTCCCAACTCCACGTCTGCCCGCAGCGCGACCGAGTCGTACGCCTGGAGCAGCGGGTACATGAACTCGACCAGCGAGATCGGCGTTCCGGAGGCATAACGCTTCGCGAAATCCTCGCGCTCCAGCATCCGCGCCACCGTGTACTGCGCCGTCAGCTTGAGAATGTCCTCCAGACGCAGGGGCGCGAGCCAGCGCGAGTTGTACTCCACCCGCGTGCGGCTCCGGTCGAGGATCCGGAAGACCTGATCGGCATAGGTTCGGGCGTTTTCGGCGACTTCTTCGGCGCTGAGGCGGGGGCGGAGCTCGTTGCGACCGCTCGGGTCGCCTACCATGGCCGTATAATCACCGACCACGAAGATCACTTCGTGGCCGAGCTCCTGGAATTCGCGTAGTTTTCGTATGGAAACGGCATGGCCGAGGTGGAGGTCCGGACGTGTGGGATCGAACCCCTGCTTGATTCGCAGCGGGACGCCCGTTCTGTAAGAGCGTTCGAGCTTACGAACCAACTCCTCTTCGGGCACGACCTCG
This window contains:
- the tyrS gene encoding tyrosine--tRNA ligase, producing MSFPPVAEQLEVIRRDAVEVVPEEELVRKLERSYRTGVPLRIKQGFDPTRPDLHLGHAVSIRKLREFQELGHEVIFVVGDYTAMVGDPSGRNELRPRLSAEEVAENARTYADQVFRILDRSRTRVEYNSRWLAPLRLEDILKLTAQYTVARMLEREDFAKRYASGTPISLVEFMYPLLQAYDSVALRADVELGGVDQTFNLLVARAIQERYEQEPQVCLMMPLLRGTDGVQKMSKSYDNYIGITQPPEEQYGRAMSIPDELLDEWYRLASGLRGRELEEALQLVESDPYRAKRQLAALIVRQYHGERAAEEAAARFDLVHRQKGVPDDVPVVEVRADVPDLAVENGRVWLPRLMVFAGLAPSTSQAVRLIEQGAVSIDGAKVSRRDADLQARGEHLLQRGKRHFARVRFVG
- a CDS encoding carboxypeptidase-like regulatory domain-containing protein; amino-acid sequence: MRRYLWLLVGLATLAGLPSHAIAQSGGTVAGTVVDASSLRPLAGVQIFVVGTQRGSLSDQQGRFSISGVPAGTQQIRA